The genomic stretch ACTGCATTCCCAAAATAGAGAGATCAAAAATGGATTTTcgataaacaaatgaccgggagtctgggacggagggagtaatttatGCTTTTGCGTCTATTTAATCTCATATAATCTGCAATTATGCCTGTTTTATGCTACTCAGATTATTGGCTTCTTGTTCAATTTTTAATTCATGGAGCAATAATACGATTTCTGGAAATGACAAAATTCATATTTTTTTTGGGGCTGAAAATGTCAATTTTTCTTTGGAATGGAAAAAGTTTCGAAAAACTTTGCCTTTGCTCAACCTTCTAATACAAACTTGGTAAAAGAAAAAATATATAATGTGTGCCACAATGCAAATTAGTTTGACCTCCTTGGGGGTAGAAATTCGCCGTCTGTTACGCCTTGAGGCGCATAGTCTGATTCCCATAGCCGGAGCATTGATCTTGGGCCTTGTTGGAAATGTGGAAACTCCCATGTTTTAGTGGAAATTGCAGATGTAAAGCAGGGCAAAATGGTGAGGGAGAAAGGTGAACTTACCATTATAGATGAAAATCCCGAGTTGATTGTGCCAGATATGTCAATGTGAATCGGAACTTCGGATTCCAAAACGCCAAGGACACAAATTGACCTGTAGGAGAAACAGGTTCTACTTCTATCTGCTTCTTTGAATCTGGTTTTAATTTGCAACGTCGAACTCATACTTTTGTTGCTGAAGCAGCTAAAATACAAAACAAGATATGGATACCCAACTTTGACGCTAAATGCTTGCAGTAATGTTCCAAGTTTTAGGGTTGTAGAAGAGATTGGGGAAAGGATGAAGCTGTTTTAGTAGGCTTATTGGATGAAGCTGAGAGCAAGAAGGCTCCAGGTAACCTCCTTTTTATTACAGTTCAATTCTTCTGATAACAGGCCTTCATTTTTTCATCACCGCACACTGTTTCCAAGGTGCATTTCTCTCCCAAACTCGTATTTTTCTCGCCATATTTCACTTCATTTTACATATACTGGTAATAAGGAAGAGTTTAATGATGAATTTACATTAGTCTTCTTTATTTGCTTTCATGTGATTGTGACTAAATAGTAAAATATTGAAATCTTGTACAGAAATAGCATTCATTTCACACTCTAAAAGGATTCATTTTGCAGAAAGCGAGGATTTAAAGAACTTAAAGAATACGGAGTAACAGTAAAGCTGAAGGTTTGTCATTCAGTACTCTTGTGCACCAATAATGTAGTATAAATCTAGTACTTGGTGTTTGATTTAGCTGCTCTCATTATTTATACCTTGTCCTCTTTAGGAAGTTCATGTAGGATAGTTGGAAAGTACTGCGAAACTGATGAAATTACTAGAGAGCAAGCGACCTATAACTATAATAACTAATATGTTTTGTCAGGTATAGTTAATTTTAGTTGCTTGATGGCCTCAAAGCTATAAACAATTTGACATAAACACGCATTAGTGTAGTGTAACGTAGATAGCTATTAGATTAGTTAGGTGATCCTCTCTTTAGTTGCTTAGTCAAGGTAGAATCCTATTACTTGAGAGGTTGACGCTGCAACCATGACTAAGAGTATGAAATATTTGGCTAATtctaattctaataatattcatGAACCTCGTGGACGATTGTTTATAGGTCTTTGTTGGAGGCCATTGCTAGTTGAACCGAAGATGAGGAAAAGAGATGGTGTTACCCATTGATCCATTCCCCTACCTTATCGCTTACAATGGCATATTTAATTCCTCCTGTTTTGTTTTTACTGCAGCTGGAGCTAATTTTTGGGAAAATGCATCGGTTAGCGGCCATAGGAAATGTTCCAAGCTCCTCACATTCACATTCAGGTGAGTGTATTGCTAGTAGTTGTGATAATTAAAATACAGTAATGTATGTGTCCCGTTAGTTATATAGGATATTCTATGTTGATATTTTGTTTTCtcgttaactttgttgtgttgaACCAGATTCTCTTGGTAATATGCCCAATGGGAGATGAGCGAATCTGAGGCGGCCAAGTAGTCTTGTCTCTTCGGcctttttttttaaacaattagtcAGTTTACATATCGGTTTATATTTTTGTATAGGTTAGTCGTCTAAGTAAATTTGACACATTATGTAGATGAAAATTTTTTGTAATTGGTTTTGGATAACCGAGTGATTGTATACAGATATTTTTTTGTTGATTATGGAATCATTTTGCATTGTCATCATGTGTACGACTAATATGAGCATCagcgtaatattttttttttaggcTAATTTGATAATTTATACTTTGAATAAGTCATTTTTTCAAAtattatacctaagataactttttGTCAAAACTTATACCAAAAGTGCTATTTTTTTCCAAACTCAATACCAAATCTCAAATAAAGACATAAAAAGACAGTTTAGCCTTACTAACTTACCCATCACCACCATTTCCCCACAACATTAATTCTTAAACTCACTTCCACCACAAACACCTAACCACCACTAGAACGACCCACCTCATCCCCCTAAAATCACCACTGCTGCCAAGTATCCTCCTGCCGGCGGGTCGTCCTAAGCAAACCCCTCGTTAAACACCCATACCTCACAACCTTACAAAACTGCCCCCATTTATGCCTAGGGCTAAGCAAAAATTTCAAGTTTTTTTAATACGGATACGATACGATATACGTTCTCATTATACGGTATTCCGTATATACGGTTTTTTTtccgtatacccgatacggttttttAGAAACCGTATCGTATCCGGGTCAGCGTAATTGGTAAAGCGTATACCCGGTTTGACCCGGTTTTaagatttattaaaaaaaaaaaaaaaaaaaaaaagattaggtTTAAGAAACTCCGTCCATCCAAACTCCAATTCCCTCATTCAACAACACACACAGTCACGCACTACTACATTCAGATCCCCAATTTTTCCCcaaattaaaccctaattttaatttCAAATCCCCAATTCAATCACTATATTTCCCCTCAATTCAGATCTGCCTCACAACTAACAAGTCATCTCTCTATCAAGGTTTGTTGTCTAAGTTGAATTTTCATTTGTACCTCACTTGTTTTTATGTATTTCGAATTGATTTTCGTTTGATTTTTCTGTATTTTTTGTTCTGATTTTCAATTACTTTGTTGGATTATATGTTGTTTGATCTTTTGATTATATGTTTTTGGATCGATTTTCATTCGTTGCATCGTTTGATGACAATTTAATTAATATTGAAGAAACAAAGTGATCGATTTTCGTTTACCTCCGCATCTCCTTAAGAGTGTTGTTTGATTCGTTGCATAGTTTCATTCGTTTACCTCAGAAATCATCATTTCATTCGTTACAGTCTTTAGTCAATCTGAAAATTGGTACAAACATGAAGCTAGTTGGCTGCTCTTTTTACATAGATGAATATGAAACAATTAATGAATTCTCAAGTTCTTCTGGTCTAACATTTCTATCATTTTGATCCTGAATGTTGTATAACCTTTCTAATACTTGTTGCATAGACGGTCTCATTTCTCGTGTACTTAGCAAACACTGAACAGCCAGTTTTGCTACTGCTGTTATCTCCTTCTTTATGTCATCTGATTCAAACCCGAGCAATGCTGAAATCGTGTGCTGATTTTGATTTTATTATGTTTCTTATTTGTAGGAATGGAATCAAGTCATGAAGATAATGACACCTTCAATCACATTGATGAAAGAGTCATAGATGTCGAGGAGTATGAGGACCACTCAAGGGAACATGATGAGGAGGATTTTGAAGAAGTTTCAAATAAACGGTCGAAGGTAAATTCTCATAAATCCACCAAGCAGAAGAGAGCGAGACCACCAAAAATCCCTTCTAGTTCTAGCAATGTAAGTAATATCCGGTGCCCCGGTCACCTTTCGTTAGAATTAGAAAAAATCAATCTCCTCATTGGGAACATTACGTGCAAGCTAAGGTTCGGGATTTTGCGGAATGCATATATTGTAATAAGATAATAAGTTGTAAGTCGGCTAATCGGAACGGGACATTAGGCAATCATGTAGGTCGTTGTCCAAAGATGATCGCAAATGTTGATAGGAAAGAAAAACTTATTACATTGGAGTCTAGAACTGTTGTGAATGATGATGGTACAACCCAAACTGTTGATGTTCCTTACGTGTGGAGTTTTGATCAAGAAAAACTAGATCATCACTTGCTAAGATGCTAATAATTGATGAATTGCCTTTTAAAAATTGCGGGAGAGGGGTTTAAGGGGTTTTGCAAGGATATGAATCCTCAGTTTGTAATACCTTCACGTTTTACCGTGGCTAAAGATTGTTATAAGTTATACCTTCGAGAAAAGAACAGAACTACACGAGTTGGAAAAATGTCTTCTAGAGTTTGTCTCACAACTGATTGTTGGACTTCGGGCCAAAATTTAAGGTACATGTGTTTAACTGCTCCGCTGATTGGAATTTGCATAAAAGGATCATTAATTTTTGTCAGATTTCGGGTCACTCGGGTAAGGTCATTGGTCAAAGTGTTGAGAAATGTCTTTCGGGTTGGGACTTGAAAAATGTCATGACGGTAACCGTAGACAATGCTAGTTCTAATGATGTTGCTGTTGATTATTTAAGGAGGAAGTTCAATAATTCTGAATGTGATGTTATGGAAGGTAAATATTTGCATATGAGATGTGCATCTCATATCTTGAACTTAGTAGTGAAAGAGGGTTTGACTGATCTAGAAATGTCAATTCTTAAAATCCGAACTTTAGTTAAATTTGTAAGGTCTTCGCCGACAAGAACCCAAAAGTTTATGGCTTGTGCTCGTGAGGAAAAAATTTCTACTAAAAATCTTTTATGCTTAGATGTTGAGACTAGGTGGAACTCCACTTATTTGATGTTAGACACTGCCATGAAGTTCAAAAAGGCATTTGGTTTGTTGCTTAATAAAGACACTGAACTTCAAAAAGAAATGAGAAAACTTAATGAACCCCTTCTAGCTGATGATTGGAAAGAAGTGGCTTACTTTCTACCTTTCTTGAAAAAATTTTAGGATGCCACATTGAAAATGTCGGGATCCCGTTATGTCACTAGTAATAGCTATGCAGATGTGATCTTTGGTGTTGGACAAGTAATATCCGAGCATCTTCTCCATAAAAATGAAGGCATTAAAAAAATGGCTGAAAAATGACAAATATTGGGGTAAAATTGAGAATCTCAATTTGCTTATGTTTGTGTCTCTAATCATTGACCCAAGATGGAAGTTTGGGTATGTTGATTGGATGGTGAAAAAAGCATATGGGCAGGATAAAGGTAAACTATTGTCCTTGAATATTAGTTACTTTTTCGAATCTCTTTTCGACAACTATGCTGCTACTACGGCTGCCAAAGAAGCTTCATGCTCTTCAAGTACTACTTCTAAGGGTGTCAACTCAAAAGAATGTGAGAGTAATAATGTGTGTAATTGTGAAGAAAACGGATTGGGAGAAGTATTTAGAAGATGACCGGGAAAGTAGGGATCTATCTTTTAATATATTACAATGGTGGAAGGATAACAAAAAAAGATATCCCAAACTTTCTTTGATGGCTAGAGATGTGCTTGTCATCCCGGTTTCTACCGTAGCTTCCGAGTCGGCTTTTAGCACGGGGGGTCGAATATTAGATTCATTTCGTACTTCCTTAGCTCCATCAACGGTGGAGGCCCTTATATGTGCACGAGATTGGCTCCGGACTACTTATTCTCCTCTTGTCATAGAAGATGCCTTGAATGAAATGGAAAGACTACAAGAAGGTTTAATATTATTTCAAACTTTGTTTTTATATTTGAAGTTTTACTTTTTTTGTATCTCCTTAAATTTCAATGTAtgattgtttttgttgatttgtgATGGTAGATATGAAAGACTTGATCTTACAACATGCTGTCATCATGATCGATGAGGAAACAGAATCTTGAAGAATTGAAGGCTTACTACTTACCCTAGCCGTTGCTTCGTTTTGTTTTGCGTATTAGACACTTTGATTGTATTGTAGTAATATTTACCATTTGGGTGTACTCTCGAACTGAACTTTCTGTTTTTTTGGACTTTTAACTAGGAACTTGTAAGTTGGCAGGCCTTTATTTGGCCTTAAAGCAGACTTTGTGAATTTGCAATGAGTAGTTGACTTGAGTACTTGGTAATTGTGTTTCCAATTTTTGTCAATGGTTTTAATGGAAATTCAAAAAACCGTATTCGTGTACCCGCATTTCGTATATACGGTTTAACCGGGTACCCGAAAACCGTATACCCGGTTAAACCGTATCTTATTCGGAACCAAAAATTTTGGGTTTTAAAAACCGGGTACCCGATACGGTCCCGGTTTTGCTTAGCCCTATAACTATGCCCCAACGCCAAACGAACTGACCCCACCTACACCCCATCCATGGCTCGCCTCCACCCCCGTCGAAATTCACCAATCCATAGCTCTTCACGCCACTAGCCTCCTTAGAAAAACACTACCCCCTACTAAATCCCCCTACCCACCCTAAAAACCCATCAGATCTGATTTTCTTTTACTATGGGTGAGTTATTTTCGGTGGTTGGGTGGGCTTTCTTGGGTCGGGGGTGATGGTTAGGACATTGGAGTCGTGGGGATACGGGGTCACGCTGAGAGAGACACCATCGTGAAGACATTTGGGGACAGCGGTGTCGACGGGATTGCACTCGTCGGGGCAACCTCAAACCCAGTGGTGGTATCGACAGGGGGAGGAGGTgataggtggtggtggtgataaGGTGATATGGTGGATGTCGGGGGTTTATGGGTTAATATAAGGTAGGGATGGGTTAATGGGGTGGCCCAAGGGTGGTGATGAGTAATTAGTAAGGGTAAATTGGTCAATTTATGAGATTTGGTATCGAGTTTGGAAAAAAATAGGATTTTTGGTATAAGGTTTGACAGAAGGTTATCTTAGGTATAATATTTGAAAAAATGACTTAtttgcaaaaaactgatgtccattgatcaaatagacatcggttttcctaaaaatttgatgtccattgatcaaatagacatttgttttcttaaaaaaccgatgtccattgatcaaatagacatcggttttcctaaaaatccgatgtgcaaattttaatggacatcggtttaaaatccgatgtccattaatccacaatggacatgaccaaactctacatcggttgtgtatccgatgtccatatagcaaaaagtccgatgtccatcacaagttttgtagtagtgagaGTAATGTTCCGAATTATTGGAATTCATCAAAATGTGGTTATTCTTCCTTTTTCTAGGGTTTCTTGATAGCTAAAACATAGCCTTAGTCCTTAAATTGTTAAAAGTTTCTGAACTGTCTTACCTGTTGGCCCAAGAACGGATTACCGTCACCACCGCCAATTGCAGTTTGGCGGAATTTTTTGCTGAATCCAAGTCTCTCAACCATCTGCCTAGCCACTCGAGAAACTTGCATGAAGTCATTTGACGCGCCTGTTGTCACATTGTCTTCACCAAATATTACCTCTTCAGCAACCCTTGAAAATGAAGGGGAAAGCTTATATTTAAATCGACAATAACCGACTATAAGAACGAATGGATATGATACATTACATACCTGCCACCAAGAGCAACAGCCATTTGATTTTCGAGGTAGCTTCTGCTATAAAGCCCTGATTCCAGTCGTTATTCGCTGGGAGCAAAGAATGTGAGACCGCCAGCTTGACCACGGGGAATGATGGAAATTTGGCTACAGGATCATATTCGGGCATAAGAGCACCCACTAAAGCATGACCAGCCTCTACAAGATCAAATTTTTTACAGCAGTCAGAGCCCAAGGAAAAGCCAGTTAGCACCAGAAAGACGGAACTCAAGCTGGACTGGTTTGAATACGAAGGTTTCTTAAGTTGACTTCTTACCGACAATTGAACTCTAAAGAATGTCTCGTATGAATACTGTGAGAGACACATTTCCTACCTATATACCAATTAACCGACACGTCTTATAGTTGAAGACGAGTAATATACAATGGTTGGTGTGTGGTTATATATACGGTGGATTAATTGGACTGGACTATAAATTGAGGTTTGTTTGTTTCAACTCATAAAGGTATGAGGTATGAGGTatgaggtatgagtttggaatcaGTCAAATTCAtactaaggggtcgtttggttcaacaagttggaatggaatggaatggagtttgatagtatagtagtatggggttctaaatccatactTGCCTAATCTTGTTTGGTTCACCATAAATTGTAGAAGggggaatggagtttgaatccaaggtgggagggtgggtatgagattccaaggggttggggtggagttagaatccattgggtatctaactccattccaaatcaccccaaaccaaacactagaatggattgaatccattccaatccattccaaaagctccaaccaaacaccccctaaatgtTTGTTTGATAAAAATGAAGGtttcataccatacctcaaacccatgaggtatacATTTCTCATACCCAAGAGGagaggtgggtatgagattgataacCATCCCATGGGTAtcaaataataaaaccaaaaccATGAAAAAAACATATATTAAACtttttaaatgattttttttttcacatttaTTTGATCAAatcttcattttcatgatttttcaatatcaaaaataattatttttaatgttgtattttaaATTTTTCCCTTTGATGAAATCCAACCTCATTCCACACAAATTGGAACAAACACAGggtatgaggaatcaagttcGAGACTCATACCATCCGAATATAATTCCtgattccaaactcatacccacgCGCAAACCAAACGCGCGCGCTCTGAGTGGTCTTATACCATAAGACCGTTTGAAAGAATAATTTGTGTTGTTTTTTAGTTTACTAATTAGATAAGGGTAATATTGTCATTTAGTTTTGCCAATTTGTCACCTTGTATTGGTTTTTTTTAAGGATTTCTCACTAGTAAAACCATTTTTTTTACCAATCCAGCAAATACCCTTCActatttttttaccaatttgttaATTTGGCCTAAAAGAGTGCCCAAACAAATATTACATGGTAGGCGGCTATGCATGAAAGAAATGACGTGCTCATTGAAATTTTCTAAAACTAACCACGTATCACATCCAAACTTACCACGTATAGGATGTGACAACAAGAGTTTAATTTAATGCTAAACTAGACTACATGCCTTAGATCCTCTATAAATAGCAAGCCTCGTTacgtgttttctttttttttggcttAAACCCTCGTTGTGTTTGTAAACACACAAACGTAAGGGTGTATTTTAAGGGTGTAAAAATGAAGGAAAACAGGGAGAGAGGGGAaaagagggaagagaaagggagagaGGAGAAGGAGAGGGGAGGGAAAATATAACGTGGGTGTTTAGATACAATTTTCTTCTAAATTTTGTCTATTATGAAGAAATTTTGATATTTTGTATATTATGAAGAGATTTTGAGTTGTCTGGAAGAAAAAATAGATCCCTTCAAATCTTTCACTCTACCCTTATTTACTATCCAAATAAAAAATTTTAAATTCCCTATtctcccttgcttcttatttccTCCAAATCTCTCAATTTAAACCCAACATCAAAGACAGAAATACAAATAGAAAGAGAATAAGGATGGACTACCCTCGTCTTAGAAGCCGCAAATAGATACTCCACAtggtattttttttttccttttctttttttaatgtaaaaaaactagattgattataTGTGTGATAGGACCAACGTATCTCATAATGAGTGAGATAAGGTAGAGTGAGATAAGTTGAAGTTACCGGCTTTCAAACCACATCGAAAGAGTAGAACCTttttggcttcacgaaagcaacctttaattatcacttcatcggaAAAACGAATCATTAATACTACTTGAAATTTCCCACGTAGTACGagtgagttaataacacataaattattgCCTTTCAATTTAACTATGAAATTTCAAAGTATGTATTTAGCTGTTAAAATGctttcttttaaagcgagagctttCATGTAGAAACAATTACTATTTTTTATCATAATCATAAACTGATTATATAGTGACAATTGTTTAATATTATCGACGATAGAATGTTACACCCTTTCATTTTCTTGGTTTCATACCATTTGACTAAAATATATTTTACATATATTTAATCAATGGTTTATTAGAACCTCCGTCTTAAGATTAAAACGGATCAAATACTCATCACTTGCATAGATCACTTGCATAGATAAGACAAGTCTTTTTGCTAATATTCATTTTGTTTTTGTCTTGTCTATGAAAGTGATAATTATTTGACCCGCTTTAAAACTAAGACGAACAGTATCcgtcttaaatgaaaatttgtaTTCATACCATTTGAATAAAATATACCTCAAATATATCCAATCAATGATATGAATTCAAAGAACGATTGGGAGAATATTCTTGTTGTGCTGCTCACTTATAACAATCCTCTCTTAAGAGCACAAAATCTtattgaagacggacactatccgtcacaagctgaagacggatagtatcCCTCTCACAAAAAATGCAAATGTATAGTACAAGTGGAGAAAAATGGATACCcacacttgccctcccacttgcattaTGTGAGACGGCCACTATCCGTCTtgagcttgtgacggatagtgatCGTCTTCAATAAGAAGACGGACTGAGAAGAGCATATCATTTACAAAACCCATCTTTCTAGACGTATGTTTCCAAACGTAGGAATATTTAATTACCTTTTAAATATCACAACGACCACCTACCTATGTATGTGTGTATACACGGGTTAAAGGCTAGTGCTATACCGCCTCTTCTGGCCAAATTAGACCGCATGCCACTAGCGCTAACTTGATATTATTGTTGTAACCGCTCAAATCAGTGAACTATATAATCTAAACTAACGCACCAGCTCACGACTAAATTAAGTTTACTGCAATACTTTATTggacaaattctcattatagacggacactatccatctatagctatagacgaatagtgttcctctcacaaatgaaagtggatagtgcaagtgggtgggaaatggatacccccacttgccctcccactttattttgtgagagggtcactatccgtctatagctaaagacggatAGTGgtcgtctataatgagacgggCTGCATTCTTAACACAACCCCCTATTTACTGCAGTATTTTATTTTTTACGTTGGGCATACTAGGAGGACCCATCCTCTCGTATGTCGCTTCGCAACTGCTTGTAACATCACAAACTCTtattgaagacggacactatccgtcataagctgaagacggataatgttcctctcacaaaatgcaaatggatagtgcaagtaagggtgaAATAGATACCCCCACTTGCCCTGCCACTTGTATTTTGTGAGAGGGCCACTATCCATCTTcggcttgtgacggatagtggccgtcttcaatgagacggaTTGTTGTAACATTTATGTAATCCTTTAAACATGAATTGAAATAAGATTGGAAGTCCAGAATCACACATTCTGATACATAGTACCCAATATTAGAGAGCCATTCATTAATAGCGCAAGGCAATCTTCAGACTGCAAAGTTTGAGACCTAGGTCAAAAGTTCTCACAGCATGTGAGACTCCTAGCGAGCTTAGTGTTTACGAGATCACAAAATTTGACTTCATCTTCAAGAAATGCATCGTTACGTACATGTAAGAGCTCCAGATTGCATCGCAGCATCAAGCTGTCTTCTTCTATtccgcgaaaaaaaaaaaaacaggagatAA from Silene latifolia isolate original U9 population chromosome 2, ASM4854445v1, whole genome shotgun sequence encodes the following:
- the LOC141633937 gene encoding zinc finger BED domain-containing protein DAYSLEEPER-like, coding for MKALKKWLKNDKYWGKIENLNLLMFVSLIIDPRWKFGYVDWMVKKAYGQDKGKLLSLNISYFFESLFDNYAATTAAKEASCSSSTTSKGVNSKECESNNDNKKRYPKLSLMARDVLVIPVSTVASESAFSTGGRILDSFRTSLAPSTVEALICARDWLRTTYSPLVIEDALNEMERLQEDMKDLILQHAVIMIDEETES